The following proteins are encoded in a genomic region of Dermatophagoides farinae isolate YC_2012a chromosome 8, ASM2471394v1, whole genome shotgun sequence:
- the LOC124496183 gene encoding uncharacterized protein LOC124496183 isoform X2, which yields MDITIKNNRNNNNNSPEPEDSGQDDTAETIIKTETATATSAAATSSTLSSIVATAANNNRQRSNSAIALSLLKSAASFSSRSGIGSINNNNNNNSTTITSSSSIVAPVDLRIAANNLLVEAATTFSLCSSSSSSSNTTTTTTTTTATSTTTTTTTNHHHHHHNNHNHHHHSHHNNNNNNHHLLTMSTTSNNNSIVQPQQQQQQQQQQQHQQTSSTSMPAVFASSLTTSGFINSSFGPTNPLAAVSANQILVTNSRKQREFIPDSKKDESYWDRRKRNNEAAKRSREKRRISDLVLETRVLELTRENSILKAELYAIKEKFGISQNQHFIDPDSVTIPLPENATKIRRSRIFSSILGGTSVNRSDYTSNNHHQGSNNISSQSANTVSTSSFNYSCSLSPNSQSSSSSEVHVSTSPTYHGATANSSPPNVCPLLTGQPTNCLAGLATPISVLTGNKTTLPFKLRHKAQGNCSSNNVNSVVAQIRNQETSNIGTHNDSDASSDSSSVAQLSSSAESTGIFGDHHRDSAGSPDSLLKTENYALKSELQRLASEVATLKNVLVLNQSINAVTSGPVIGGHASNFNKSNNERCNRFHQTVSPMETHSPIHYNEDLDSKDLLKNVIQFQKLNDIIV from the exons atggatataacaataaaaaataatcgaaacaataataataatagcccGGAACCGGAAGATAGTGGACAGGATGATACAGCTGAGACGATAATTAAAACGgaaacagcaacagcaacatcggcagcagcaacatcatcaacattatcatcgattgtgGCAACAGcagctaataataatagacaAAGAAGTAATTCGGCAAttgcattatcattattaaaatcGGCTGCTTCTTTTTCAAGCCGTTCCGGAATTGGAtctattaataataataataataataattcaacaaccattacgtcatcatcatcgatagtTGCACCGGTGGATTTAAGAATCGCAGCAAATAATCTACTTGTAgaagcagcaacaacattttcattatgttcatcatcatcgtcatcatcaaatacaacaacaacaacaacgacgacgacggcgaccagtaccaccaccaccacaacaactaatcatcatcatcatcatcataataatcataatcatcaccatcatagtcatcataataataataataataatcatcatttattaacCATGTCTACGactagcaataataatagtattgtacagccacaacaacaacaacaacaacaacagcagcagcagcatcaacaaacatcatcaacatcaatgcCAGCAGTATTTGCTAGCTCATTAACAACTAGTGGATTTATTAATTCTTCATTTG GTCCAACCAATCCATTAGCGGCCGTATCGGCTAATCAAATTTTAGTCACCAATTCAAGAAAACAACGAGAATTTATTCCGGATTCAAAAAAAGATGAGTCATATTGGGATCGTCGAAAACGCAATAATGAAGCAGCTAAACG ATCTCGAGAAAAACGACGTATTTCTGATTTGGTACTTGAAACACGTGTACTTGAATTAACACGTGAAAATAGCATTCTAAAAGCTGAATTATATGccataaaagaaaaattcggAATATCTCAGAATcaa CATTTTATTGATCCCGATTCTGTAACGATACCTTTGCCTGAAAATGCTACCAAAATTCGTCGATCAAGGATTTTTTCCTCCATATTGGGCGGCACATCTGTCAATC GATCAGATTATACctcaaataatcatcatcagggaTCGAATAACATATCCAGCCAATCTGCAAATACAgtatcgacatcatcatttaattatTCGTGTTCATTGTCACCCAATTcacagtcatcatcatcatcggaagTCCATGTATCTACATCTCCCACCTATCATGGTGCGACTGCCaattcatcaccaccaaATGTTTGTCCATTATTGACCGGACAACCGACTAATTGTTTGGCTGGCCTAGCCACACCGATTTCCGTTTTAACAGGTAACAAAACAACATTGCCATTCAAACTCAGACACAAAGCACAAGGAAATTGTAGCTCAAATAATGTCAACTCAGTTGTAGCCCAAATTCGAAACCAAGAAACATCGAATATTGGAACACACAATGATAGTGATGCCAGTAGTGATTCATCATCGGTTGCTCAATTGAGTAGTAGTGCTGAATCGACAGGCATAtttggtgatcatcatcgtgacaGTGCTGGTTCACCTGATTCTTTattgaaaacagaaaattatGCACTCAAAAGTGAATTGCAGAGGCTAGCTTCTGAAGTGGCTACACTTAAAAATGTTCTGGtcttgaatcaatcaatcaatgctGTAACTTCAGGTCCGGTTATTGGTGGCCATgcatcaaatttcaataaatcaaataacGAAAGATGCAATCGTTTTCATCAAACTGTAAGTCCTATGGAAACTCACTCACCTATACATTATAATGAAGATCTCGATAGCAAAGACTTGCTGAAAAATGTAATTCAATTCcagaaattgaatgatattaTCGTATAA
- the LOC124496183 gene encoding uncharacterized protein LOC124496183 isoform X1, with product MDITIKNNRNNNNNSPEPEDSGQDDTAETIIKTETATATSAAATSSTLSSIVATAANNNRQRSNSAIALSLLKSAASFSSRSGIGSINNNNNNNSTTITSSSSIVAPVDLRIAANNLLVEAATTFSLCSSSSSSSNTTTTTTTTTATSTTTTTTTNHHHHHHNNHNHHHHSHHNNNNNNHHLLTMSTTSNNNSIVQPQQQQQQQQQQQHQQTSSTSMPAVFASSLTTSGFINSSFGPTNPLAAVSANQILVTNSRKQREFIPDSKKDESYWDRRKRNNEAAKRSREKRRISDLVLETRVLELTRENSILKAELYAIKEKFGISQNQHFIDPDSVTIPLPENATKIRRSRIFSSILGGTSVNLFLTGSDYTSNNHHQGSNNISSQSANTVSTSSFNYSCSLSPNSQSSSSSEVHVSTSPTYHGATANSSPPNVCPLLTGQPTNCLAGLATPISVLTGNKTTLPFKLRHKAQGNCSSNNVNSVVAQIRNQETSNIGTHNDSDASSDSSSVAQLSSSAESTGIFGDHHRDSAGSPDSLLKTENYALKSELQRLASEVATLKNVLVLNQSINAVTSGPVIGGHASNFNKSNNERCNRFHQTVSPMETHSPIHYNEDLDSKDLLKNVIQFQKLNDIIV from the exons atggatataacaataaaaaataatcgaaacaataataataatagcccGGAACCGGAAGATAGTGGACAGGATGATACAGCTGAGACGATAATTAAAACGgaaacagcaacagcaacatcggcagcagcaacatcatcaacattatcatcgattgtgGCAACAGcagctaataataatagacaAAGAAGTAATTCGGCAAttgcattatcattattaaaatcGGCTGCTTCTTTTTCAAGCCGTTCCGGAATTGGAtctattaataataataataataataattcaacaaccattacgtcatcatcatcgatagtTGCACCGGTGGATTTAAGAATCGCAGCAAATAATCTACTTGTAgaagcagcaacaacattttcattatgttcatcatcatcgtcatcatcaaatacaacaacaacaacaacgacgacgacggcgaccagtaccaccaccaccacaacaactaatcatcatcatcatcatcataataatcataatcatcaccatcatagtcatcataataataataataataatcatcatttattaacCATGTCTACGactagcaataataatagtattgtacagccacaacaacaacaacaacaacaacagcagcagcagcatcaacaaacatcatcaacatcaatgcCAGCAGTATTTGCTAGCTCATTAACAACTAGTGGATTTATTAATTCTTCATTTG GTCCAACCAATCCATTAGCGGCCGTATCGGCTAATCAAATTTTAGTCACCAATTCAAGAAAACAACGAGAATTTATTCCGGATTCAAAAAAAGATGAGTCATATTGGGATCGTCGAAAACGCAATAATGAAGCAGCTAAACG ATCTCGAGAAAAACGACGTATTTCTGATTTGGTACTTGAAACACGTGTACTTGAATTAACACGTGAAAATAGCATTCTAAAAGCTGAATTATATGccataaaagaaaaattcggAATATCTCAGAATcaa CATTTTATTGATCCCGATTCTGTAACGATACCTTTGCCTGAAAATGCTACCAAAATTCGTCGATCAAGGATTTTTTCCTCCATATTGGGCGGCACATCTGTCAATC TGTTTTTGACAGGATCAGATTATACctcaaataatcatcatcagggaTCGAATAACATATCCAGCCAATCTGCAAATACAgtatcgacatcatcatttaattatTCGTGTTCATTGTCACCCAATTcacagtcatcatcatcatcggaagTCCATGTATCTACATCTCCCACCTATCATGGTGCGACTGCCaattcatcaccaccaaATGTTTGTCCATTATTGACCGGACAACCGACTAATTGTTTGGCTGGCCTAGCCACACCGATTTCCGTTTTAACAGGTAACAAAACAACATTGCCATTCAAACTCAGACACAAAGCACAAGGAAATTGTAGCTCAAATAATGTCAACTCAGTTGTAGCCCAAATTCGAAACCAAGAAACATCGAATATTGGAACACACAATGATAGTGATGCCAGTAGTGATTCATCATCGGTTGCTCAATTGAGTAGTAGTGCTGAATCGACAGGCATAtttggtgatcatcatcgtgacaGTGCTGGTTCACCTGATTCTTTattgaaaacagaaaattatGCACTCAAAAGTGAATTGCAGAGGCTAGCTTCTGAAGTGGCTACACTTAAAAATGTTCTGGtcttgaatcaatcaatcaatgctGTAACTTCAGGTCCGGTTATTGGTGGCCATgcatcaaatttcaataaatcaaataacGAAAGATGCAATCGTTTTCATCAAACTGTAAGTCCTATGGAAACTCACTCACCTATACATTATAATGAAGATCTCGATAGCAAAGACTTGCTGAAAAATGTAATTCAATTCcagaaattgaatgatattaTCGTATAA
- the LOC124496183 gene encoding uncharacterized protein LOC124496183 isoform X3, translating into MDITIKNNRNNNNNSPEPEDSGQDDTAETIIKTETATATSAAATSSTLSSIVATAANNNRQRSNSAIALSLLKSAASFSSRSGIGSINNNNNNNSTTITSSSSIVAPVDLRIAANNLLVEAATTFSLCSSSSSSSNTTTTTTTTTATSTTTTTTTNHHHHHHNNHNHHHHSHHNNNNNNHHLLTMSTTSNNNSIVQPQQQQQQQQQQQHQQTSSTSMPAVFASSLTTSGFINSSFGPTNPLAAVSANQILVTNSRKQREFIPDSKKDESYWDRRKRNNEAAKRSREKRRISDLVLETRVLELTRENSILKAELYAIKEKFGISQNQHFIDPDSVTIPLPENATKIRRSRIFSSILGGTSVNHYTSNNHHQGSNNISSQSANTVSTSSFNYSCSLSPNSQSSSSSEVHVSTSPTYHGATANSSPPNVCPLLTGQPTNCLAGLATPISVLTGNKTTLPFKLRHKAQGNCSSNNVNSVVAQIRNQETSNIGTHNDSDASSDSSSVAQLSSSAESTGIFGDHHRDSAGSPDSLLKTENYALKSELQRLASEVATLKNVLVLNQSINAVTSGPVIGGHASNFNKSNNERCNRFHQTVSPMETHSPIHYNEDLDSKDLLKNVIQFQKLNDIIV; encoded by the exons atggatataacaataaaaaataatcgaaacaataataataatagcccGGAACCGGAAGATAGTGGACAGGATGATACAGCTGAGACGATAATTAAAACGgaaacagcaacagcaacatcggcagcagcaacatcatcaacattatcatcgattgtgGCAACAGcagctaataataatagacaAAGAAGTAATTCGGCAAttgcattatcattattaaaatcGGCTGCTTCTTTTTCAAGCCGTTCCGGAATTGGAtctattaataataataataataataattcaacaaccattacgtcatcatcatcgatagtTGCACCGGTGGATTTAAGAATCGCAGCAAATAATCTACTTGTAgaagcagcaacaacattttcattatgttcatcatcatcgtcatcatcaaatacaacaacaacaacaacgacgacgacggcgaccagtaccaccaccaccacaacaactaatcatcatcatcatcatcataataatcataatcatcaccatcatagtcatcataataataataataataatcatcatttattaacCATGTCTACGactagcaataataatagtattgtacagccacaacaacaacaacaacaacaacagcagcagcagcatcaacaaacatcatcaacatcaatgcCAGCAGTATTTGCTAGCTCATTAACAACTAGTGGATTTATTAATTCTTCATTTG GTCCAACCAATCCATTAGCGGCCGTATCGGCTAATCAAATTTTAGTCACCAATTCAAGAAAACAACGAGAATTTATTCCGGATTCAAAAAAAGATGAGTCATATTGGGATCGTCGAAAACGCAATAATGAAGCAGCTAAACG ATCTCGAGAAAAACGACGTATTTCTGATTTGGTACTTGAAACACGTGTACTTGAATTAACACGTGAAAATAGCATTCTAAAAGCTGAATTATATGccataaaagaaaaattcggAATATCTCAGAATcaa CATTTTATTGATCCCGATTCTGTAACGATACCTTTGCCTGAAAATGCTACCAAAATTCGTCGATCAAGGATTTTTTCCTCCATATTGGGCGGCACATCTGTCAATC ATTATACctcaaataatcatcatcagggaTCGAATAACATATCCAGCCAATCTGCAAATACAgtatcgacatcatcatttaattatTCGTGTTCATTGTCACCCAATTcacagtcatcatcatcatcggaagTCCATGTATCTACATCTCCCACCTATCATGGTGCGACTGCCaattcatcaccaccaaATGTTTGTCCATTATTGACCGGACAACCGACTAATTGTTTGGCTGGCCTAGCCACACCGATTTCCGTTTTAACAGGTAACAAAACAACATTGCCATTCAAACTCAGACACAAAGCACAAGGAAATTGTAGCTCAAATAATGTCAACTCAGTTGTAGCCCAAATTCGAAACCAAGAAACATCGAATATTGGAACACACAATGATAGTGATGCCAGTAGTGATTCATCATCGGTTGCTCAATTGAGTAGTAGTGCTGAATCGACAGGCATAtttggtgatcatcatcgtgacaGTGCTGGTTCACCTGATTCTTTattgaaaacagaaaattatGCACTCAAAAGTGAATTGCAGAGGCTAGCTTCTGAAGTGGCTACACTTAAAAATGTTCTGGtcttgaatcaatcaatcaatgctGTAACTTCAGGTCCGGTTATTGGTGGCCATgcatcaaatttcaataaatcaaataacGAAAGATGCAATCGTTTTCATCAAACTGTAAGTCCTATGGAAACTCACTCACCTATACATTATAATGAAGATCTCGATAGCAAAGACTTGCTGAAAAATGTAATTCAATTCcagaaattgaatgatattaTCGTATAA
- the LOC124495429 gene encoding endolytic peptidoglycan transglycosylase RlpA, translating into MHRITLISFLVLATTVSLAVSESGLCSWYNARRGAKTANGEGFDPNAMTAAHKTLPFNTKVRVTIGSRHAVVRINDRGPFVKGRILDVTPKVADILNLRQKGVAQCTVVRA; encoded by the exons ATGCATCGTATAACATTAATTTCGTTTTTAGTTTTGGCTACCACCGTTTCATTGGCTG TTTCCGAATCAGGCCTTTGTTCATGGTACAATGCCCGAAGAGGAGCCAAAACAGCCAATGGTGAAGGATTCGATCCGAATGCCATGACTGCTGCACATAAAACCTTGCCATTCAACACTAAAGTTCGTGTGACCATTGGCAGTCGACATGCAGTAGTACGAATCAATGATCGTGGTCCATTTGTTAAAGGAAGAATTTTGGATGTAACTCCTAAAGTTGCCGATATACTTAATCTGCGACAAAAAGGTGTTGCCCAATGTACTGTTGTCAGAgcttga